A window from Macaca thibetana thibetana isolate TM-01 chromosome 7, ASM2454274v1, whole genome shotgun sequence encodes these proteins:
- the MAPK6 gene encoding mitogen-activated protein kinase 6 isoform X2, with amino-acid sequence MAEKFESLMNIHGFDLGSRYMDLKPLGCGGNGLVFSAVDNDCDKRVAIKKIVLTDPQSVKHALREIKIIRRLDHDNIVKVFEILGPSGSQLTDDVGSLTELNSVYIVQEYMETDLANVLEQGPLLEEHARLFMYQLLRGLKYIHSANVLHRDLKPANLFINTEDLVLKIGDFGLARIMDPHYSHKGHLSEGLVTKWYRSPRLLLSPNNYTKAIDMWAAGCIFAEMLTGKTLFAG; translated from the exons ATGGACTTAAAACCATTGGGTTGTGGAGGCAATGGCTTGGTTTTTTCTGCTGTAGACAATGACTGTGACAAAAGAGTAGCCATCAAGAAAATTGTCCTTACTGATCCCCAGAGTGTCAAACATGCTCTACGTGAAATCAAAATTATTAGAAGACTTGACCATGATAACATTGTGAAAGTGTTTGAAATTCTTGGTCCTAGTGGAAGCCAATTAACAGACGATGTGGGCTCTCTTACGGAACTGAACAGTGTTTACATTGTTCAGGAGTACATGGAGACAGACTTGGCTAATGTGCTGGAGCAGGGCCCTTTACTGGAAGAGCATGCCAGGCTGTTCATGTATCAGCTGCTACGGGGGCTCAAGTATATTCACTCTGCAAACGTACTGCACAGAGATCTCAAACCAGCTAATCTTTTCATTAATACTGAAGACTTGGTGCTGAAGATAGGTGACTTTGGTCTTGCACGGATCATGGATCCTCATTATTCCCATAAG GGTCATCTTTCTGAAGGATTGGTTACTAAATGGTACAGATCTCCACGTCTTTTACTTTCTCCTAATAATTATACTAAAGCCATTGACATGTGGGCTGCAGGCTGCATCTTTGCTGAAATGCTGACTGGTAAAACCCTTTTTGCAGGTTAG